The Bartonella birtlesii IBS 325 genome has a window encoding:
- the fabB gene encoding beta-ketoacyl-ACP synthase I produces the protein MRRVVVTGMGIVSAIGNNPEAVLTSLYEAKSGISYAPQYAELGFRSRVYGKPDVNIEELVDRRALRFHGRGTAWNHIAMDQAIADAGLEPNEISNERTGIIMGSGGASTQSIVEAADITRQKGPKRVGPFVVPKAMSSTASATLATFFKIKGVNYSISSACATSNHCIGNAYELIQYGRQDRVFAGGCEDLDWTLSVLFDAMGAMSSKYNDTPKKASRAYDANRDGFVIAGGAGVLVLEELELAKARGAKIYGEIVGYGATSDGYDMVAPSGEGAERCMRMALATVNNKIDYINPHATATPVGDPPEIEAIRRIFGAGDQCPQISATKSLTGHSLGAAGVHEAIYTLLMMNHDFICESAHIEELDPAFADMPIVRERQDHQQLNTVLSNTFGFGGTNATLIFQRYA, from the coding sequence ATGCGTCGAGTTGTTGTAACTGGAATGGGAATTGTCTCCGCAATTGGAAATAATCCAGAGGCTGTTTTAACCAGTTTGTATGAAGCAAAATCCGGAATTTCTTATGCACCCCAATATGCTGAATTAGGTTTTCGTAGCAGGGTTTATGGTAAACCTGATGTTAATATAGAAGAATTGGTTGATCGACGTGCCTTGCGTTTTCATGGACGTGGAACTGCTTGGAATCATATCGCTATGGATCAAGCAATCGCTGATGCAGGTTTAGAACCTAATGAAATATCAAATGAACGCACAGGCATTATTATGGGCTCTGGAGGGGCTTCAACGCAATCAATTGTTGAAGCTGCTGATATTACGCGTCAAAAAGGTCCAAAACGTGTTGGTCCTTTTGTTGTACCTAAAGCAATGAGTTCTACAGCATCTGCGACGCTTGCGACTTTTTTTAAAATTAAAGGCGTGAACTATTCAATTTCCTCGGCTTGCGCTACCTCTAATCATTGTATTGGCAATGCTTATGAATTAATACAATATGGCAGGCAGGATCGTGTTTTTGCTGGTGGTTGCGAAGATCTGGATTGGACGTTATCCGTACTCTTTGATGCTATGGGTGCTATGTCCAGCAAATATAATGACACTCCAAAAAAGGCTTCACGTGCCTATGATGCCAATCGTGATGGATTTGTTATTGCTGGTGGAGCAGGTGTTTTAGTTCTTGAAGAACTCGAGCTTGCTAAAGCACGCGGTGCAAAAATCTATGGGGAAATTGTTGGATATGGTGCTACATCCGATGGGTATGATATGGTTGCTCCATCTGGTGAGGGCGCAGAACGTTGCATGCGCATGGCACTTGCAACTGTAAATAATAAAATTGACTATATTAACCCCCATGCAACAGCAACACCTGTTGGTGATCCCCCTGAAATAGAAGCTATCCGTCGTATCTTTGGAGCAGGTGATCAATGTCCACAAATTTCTGCTACAAAATCTCTGACGGGGCATTCTTTGGGTGCAGCGGGTGTTCACGAGGCAATCTATACACTGTTAATGATGAATCATGATTTTATTTGCGAAAGCGCTCATATTGAAGAACTTGATCCGGCCTTTGCCGATATGCCCATTGTTCGTGAACGTCAGGATCATCAACAACTTAATACTGTATTGTCAAATACATTTGGTTTTGGCGGTACCAATGCAACGCTCATTTTTCAACGCTATGCATAA
- the fabA gene encoding 3-hydroxyacyl-[acyl-carrier-protein] dehydratase FabA gives MAEQKSRYTYEELLSCSRSEMFGKGNAQLPAPPMLMIHRITQISETGGEYDKGMVRAEFDITPDLWFFDCHFIGDPVMPGCLGLDGMWQLTGFFLGWLGEAGKGRAISTGEVKLSGMVTPQTKLLEYGIDFKRIRRGNLVLGIADGWVKADGEAIYKASDLRVALFKED, from the coding sequence ATGGCTGAACAAAAGTCTCGCTACACTTATGAAGAGCTTCTAAGCTGCTCTCGCAGCGAAATGTTTGGTAAAGGTAATGCACAATTACCAGCACCACCAATGTTGATGATTCATCGAATCACTCAAATCAGTGAAACTGGTGGTGAATATGATAAAGGAATGGTTCGAGCTGAATTTGACATTACTCCAGACCTATGGTTCTTTGATTGTCACTTTATTGGAGATCCAGTTATGCCAGGATGTCTTGGTTTAGATGGTATGTGGCAATTAACAGGTTTTTTTCTCGGTTGGTTAGGTGAAGCAGGAAAAGGGAGAGCTATTTCAACAGGTGAAGTAAAATTATCCGGTATGGTAACTCCGCAAACCAAACTTCTTGAATATGGAATAGATTTTAAACGTATTCGGCGTGGAAATTTAGTCCTAGGTATAGCTGATGGGTGGGTAAAAGCAGATGGAGAAGCTATCTATAAAGCAAGTGATTTACGTGTTGCTTTATTTAAAGAAGACTAA
- the irrA gene encoding iron response transcriptional regulator IrrA, which yields MSVSADSFCLNEEQQDAKDCGQIIGYYSTSVLEKHLRQNGLRPTRQRLELANMIFSQGNRHIAAEELYEEAVKAGVPVSLATVYNTLHQFTEAGLLRIIAVEGSKTWFDTNTSDHYHFYIEGENRILDIPCNLEESPIIGNLPKPPEGMEISHVDLIVRLKPKR from the coding sequence ATGTCAGTGAGCGCAGACAGTTTTTGTTTGAATGAAGAGCAACAGGACGCAAAAGATTGTGGACAGATTATAGGTTATTATTCTACTTCTGTGTTAGAGAAACATTTACGCCAGAATGGTCTGCGACCAACACGTCAGCGGTTAGAGCTTGCTAATATGATTTTTTCTCAAGGTAACCGTCATATTGCTGCCGAGGAGCTTTATGAAGAAGCGGTAAAGGCTGGTGTACCTGTGTCTTTAGCAACGGTTTATAATACGCTTCATCAATTTACAGAAGCGGGATTATTACGGATTATTGCCGTAGAAGGTTCGAAAACTTGGTTTGATACCAATACGTCTGACCATTATCATTTTTATATAGAGGGTGAAAATCGCATTCTTGATATTCCTTGTAACTTAGAAGAATCTCCCATCATTGGAAATTTGCCTAAACCACCAGAAGGTATGGAAATCTCGCATGTTGATTTGATAGTTCGATTAAAACCGAAGCGCTGA
- a CDS encoding SH3 domain-containing protein, with protein MRYYHWFRFLVLTSYISTAGVFVLGFPNFLQAQTLNTNSGQNLGPSGLPLPRFASIKPTRVNVRIGPGSNYSIIFTYKKQGLPIEIIQEYDQWRKIRDAEGDEGWVYQSLLSGKRTAITIPWQKDKTKRLMLRKNPAENAKLVAEVEPNVIGNIRQCNGHWCELNINNIRGWLHQAQLWGIYPDEKIEK; from the coding sequence GTGCGATATTATCATTGGTTCCGATTTTTAGTACTTACATCATATATCTCCACAGCGGGAGTCTTTGTACTCGGTTTCCCTAATTTTCTGCAAGCACAAACACTCAATACAAATTCTGGGCAAAATTTAGGACCAAGTGGTTTACCACTTCCACGATTTGCTTCCATTAAACCTACCCGTGTGAATGTGCGCATCGGACCGGGAAGCAATTATTCTATCATCTTTACCTATAAAAAACAGGGGCTACCTATTGAAATCATCCAAGAATATGATCAATGGCGTAAAATTCGTGATGCCGAAGGTGATGAAGGGTGGGTATACCAATCACTTCTATCGGGAAAACGAACCGCTATAACGATCCCATGGCAAAAAGATAAAACAAAAAGACTGATGCTACGCAAAAATCCTGCAGAAAATGCAAAACTTGTAGCAGAAGTAGAACCTAATGTTATTGGAAACATTCGCCAATGCAATGGACATTGGTGCGAATTAAACATCAATAATATCCGGGGCTGGCTTCATCAAGCTCAGTTATGGGGAATCTATCCTGATGAAAAAATAGAAAAATAA
- the rpsU gene encoding 30S ribosomal protein S21: MQVLVRDNNVDQALRALKKKMQREGIFREMKMRGYYEKPSEKRAREKAEAVRRTRKLARKRAQREGFVSNGRASAVR, translated from the coding sequence GTGCAAGTACTCGTTCGTGATAATAATGTTGATCAAGCGCTACGCGCATTGAAAAAGAAGATGCAACGTGAAGGTATTTTCCGTGAAATGAAAATGCGTGGTTATTATGAAAAACCATCGGAAAAGCGTGCTCGTGAAAAGGCTGAAGCTGTTCGTCGTACACGTAAGCTTGCTCGTAAACGTGCACAAAGAGAAGGTTTTGTGAGTAACGGTCGGGCTTCTGCAGTAAGATAA
- a CDS encoding formate--tetrahydrofolate ligase, translating to MHKTDIEIARTAHKQHITEIAQKIGIAHENLIPYGHDKAKISSAYIKSLNKNPDGKLILVTAINPTPAGEGKTTTTVGLNDALNLIGKKAIATLREPSLGPCFGIKGGAAGGGYAQVVPMDDLNLHFTGDFHAITAAHNLLAAMIDNHIYWGNSLNIDPRRIVWRRVLDMNDRALRDIVTSLGGVTNGFPRQTGFDITVASEIMALFCLAENLENLTQRLKKIIVAYRYDKTPVTVADLNVEGAMAVLLKDAMQPNLVQTIENNAVFVHGGPFANIAHGCNSVIATKTALKLADYVVTEAGFGADLGAEKFFDIKCRQTGIVPSATVIVATIRALKMNGGVDKKNLTEENITALKEGAANLLRHIKNMEHYGIPCIVALNHFDTDSDAEISMLQKIVATTGHKAVVCKHWKQGGKGAIELAQELVTLIEEKDCHFKVLYQDSLPLVQKINAIIKNLYGGRGAIIADPILKQLECWEKEGYGTYPICMAKTPYSFSADPTLYGAPVDFEIPVREVRLLAGAGFIVVICGDIMTMPGLPHYPIAEKIHLDENDHIQGLS from the coding sequence ATGCACAAAACAGATATTGAAATTGCTCGCACAGCTCACAAGCAACACATCACTGAAATTGCACAAAAAATTGGTATCGCACATGAAAACCTTATTCCTTATGGACATGATAAAGCTAAAATTTCTTCTGCATACATAAAATCGCTCAATAAAAATCCGGATGGTAAACTTATCCTCGTTACGGCTATTAACCCAACGCCTGCTGGAGAAGGAAAAACGACAACAACAGTTGGTCTTAATGATGCTCTCAATCTCATCGGAAAAAAAGCTATAGCTACCTTGAGAGAACCATCCTTAGGTCCTTGTTTTGGTATAAAAGGTGGTGCTGCTGGAGGTGGTTACGCTCAAGTTGTACCGATGGATGACCTTAATTTGCATTTTACTGGTGATTTTCATGCGATTACAGCTGCTCATAATCTTCTTGCCGCAATGATAGATAACCATATTTACTGGGGAAATAGTCTGAATATTGATCCCCGCCGCATCGTTTGGAGACGAGTCCTTGACATGAATGATCGTGCATTACGCGATATTGTTACTTCATTGGGCGGGGTTACCAACGGTTTTCCTCGTCAGACAGGTTTTGATATTACTGTTGCATCAGAAATTATGGCACTTTTTTGCCTTGCCGAAAATTTAGAAAATCTTACGCAAAGACTCAAAAAAATTATTGTTGCCTATCGTTATGATAAAACACCAGTAACAGTCGCTGATCTCAATGTAGAAGGAGCAATGGCAGTTCTTCTTAAAGATGCCATGCAACCCAATCTTGTACAAACAATTGAAAATAATGCTGTCTTTGTTCACGGTGGGCCTTTTGCCAATATTGCTCATGGCTGTAATTCAGTTATAGCAACAAAAACCGCTTTAAAACTCGCCGATTATGTTGTCACAGAAGCAGGTTTTGGAGCAGATCTTGGAGCAGAGAAATTTTTTGATATTAAATGTCGACAAACAGGTATTGTACCAAGCGCGACGGTGATTGTCGCAACAATTCGCGCATTAAAAATGAATGGTGGTGTGGACAAAAAGAATCTAACAGAGGAAAATATCACTGCTTTAAAAGAAGGAGCAGCCAACCTTTTACGACATATAAAAAACATGGAGCACTACGGTATCCCTTGTATTGTCGCACTTAATCATTTTGATACCGATAGCGATGCTGAAATCAGCATGTTACAAAAAATAGTTGCAACAACTGGGCACAAAGCCGTTGTTTGCAAACATTGGAAACAAGGTGGAAAAGGTGCTATAGAACTTGCACAAGAACTTGTTACCCTAATTGAAGAAAAAGATTGCCATTTTAAAGTTCTGTATCAAGATTCACTGCCACTTGTTCAAAAAATTAATGCTATTATAAAAAATCTCTATGGTGGTCGTGGAGCTATAATCGCTGATCCTATTCTCAAACAGCTTGAATGTTGGGAAAAGGAAGGTTATGGCACATACCCTATTTGTATGGCAAAAACACCTTATTCCTTTTCTGCTGATCCCACTCTATACGGTGCTCCTGTTGATTTTGAAATTCCTGTACGTGAAGTTCGTCTCTTGGCAGGTGCAGGTTTTATTGTTGTCATTTGCGGAGATATCATGACTATGCCTGGCTTACCCCATTACCCTATCGCTGAAAAAATTCATCTTGACGAAAATGATCATATACAAGGGCTCTCATAA
- a CDS encoding efflux RND transporter periplasmic adaptor subunit → MKLLKKTFPLVFLVLILMITYWAGKKSSQQHISIMDKATNASHEISKMPTGKPPTNVIVDLVKIEDFYEQLNALGSGQALASVELTPWSSGIIDKIFVSAGMRVQAGDVLVKLDSKKEQIAAEKAKVQRDNSALTLSRILKLRASKTATEVQEITARLELDNANLILRNAELDLDRRTIRAPISGVVGILPIDEGNAVTVNTVIGRIENREGILVDIWVPERYASHVHKGDKVMATLTAQPDKTFVGHIYAIDNVINPESRTLHVQIAIKNEKDTLMSGMSFTTTLKFYGGSFPVVNPLAIQWNSKGSFVWRVREGKVESIPVSIIQHKTDQVFVKASLENGDKIVIQGVQMLYPGSRVILNDITTHQQKQSEANG, encoded by the coding sequence ATGAAGCTGTTAAAAAAGACCTTTCCACTGGTATTTCTCGTTCTCATTTTGATGATTACTTATTGGGCAGGGAAAAAAAGTTCACAACAACACATTTCTATAATGGATAAAGCGACAAATGCATCACATGAAATCTCAAAAATGCCCACCGGAAAGCCACCAACAAATGTGATTGTTGATCTTGTAAAAATTGAAGATTTTTATGAACAGCTAAACGCGCTTGGCAGTGGACAGGCATTAGCTTCGGTGGAATTAACGCCTTGGTCATCAGGTATTATAGATAAGATTTTTGTGTCAGCTGGCATGAGGGTACAAGCAGGTGATGTACTTGTAAAACTCGATTCCAAAAAGGAACAAATAGCAGCTGAAAAAGCGAAAGTACAACGTGATAATAGTGCATTAACACTTTCTCGTATCCTTAAGTTACGTGCCAGTAAGACAGCAACAGAGGTTCAGGAAATTACTGCGCGCTTAGAGCTAGATAACGCAAATTTGATATTGCGTAATGCTGAATTAGATCTTGATCGGCGAACAATTCGTGCACCAATTAGCGGAGTTGTAGGTATTTTACCCATTGATGAGGGCAATGCTGTGACTGTTAATACTGTCATAGGACGAATTGAAAATAGAGAAGGTATTTTAGTTGATATATGGGTTCCTGAACGCTACGCATCACATGTTCATAAAGGGGATAAGGTGATGGCAACATTAACGGCGCAGCCAGATAAAACTTTTGTTGGTCATATTTATGCAATTGATAACGTTATTAATCCGGAAAGTCGCACACTTCATGTTCAGATTGCAATCAAGAACGAAAAAGATACCCTTATGTCTGGTATGTCTTTTACAACAACGCTTAAATTTTATGGTGGTTCTTTTCCTGTGGTAAATCCTCTTGCCATTCAATGGAATAGTAAGGGATCATTCGTTTGGCGTGTAAGAGAGGGAAAAGTAGAGTCCATTCCAGTATCAATTATTCAGCATAAAACAGATCAGGTATTTGTGAAAGCGTCTTTAGAAAATGGTGATAAAATTGTGATTCAAGGAGTTCAGATGCTTTATCCAGGAAGTAGGGTTATTTTGAATGATATTACGACCCATCAACAAAAACAATCAGAAGCTAATGGGTAG
- a CDS encoding efflux RND transporter permease subunit — protein MTGELKKELLLAQPKQGGNIALFIRRPVLTFVLNAMILLAGFAAWMNVDVRELPDVDMPVTTIVTTFSGASAETIDREITKVIEDTVSRVAGVKTISSTSSFGRSLVQITFHVGVDLNIAASDIREALSRISYSLPQDADAPLIIKADADASAMMYIVVTSSTMNIDDLTTIVDEQIVDALSAVEGVGDVQIASAHTKIFQIDIDQTKLASYGLTIADISRVLSNMSIDAPVGSLRNSKQALVVRATARLTTPEAFEKVMLKPHVSVGDVAHVTLSPDTEKVILRINGKTGVGLGIIRKAQSNTLNISEGVQEVLKHLKTILPSSVHVDIINDDAIFIKSALHEVEVALFIAILSVIFVIFLFLRDFRITLVPALSIPIALIGTIAAIYLVGFSLNILTFLGLVLATGLVVDDAIVVLENIVRWRNMGLGTRSSAVLGTREVFFAVVATTFTLVAVFVPISFLPGQVGGLFREFGFVLAISVLLSSIVALTLCPMLVSRFLKAQIKENEEKTHRFIFLDNLGAFFSRNYAYYLHKCLNHPWIVVFSSLVFLALCAGSYMKIQKELTPEEDRGVVLMVINGPQGVSTQYLNKQVEQIAASLKPLYDSGEIANSYSIAGIGGSPNTAFLVLLFSAWEKRTRSQQEIVKDINVKLKSFPAVFAFIAQGNSLGISGTGQGLQFAILGNNYTNLQSIADKLVSILQKDSRFIRPRLAVDATQPQFFIEINRERVSDLGINITNISDVLQTILDGKKIGSIHVNNRSYDVKLTSRKNSINNPADLENIFLKTKNNKYVPLSVVANLHEKAIAPQLKREERMNAVVLSTNLAPTFALGQAYQVVQESASSLLSDGEYIIPLGSAATLNETFSNFIVVFGVAFIIILLVLAAQFESFISGFIIMATVPLGLGCAAIAMLLSGVSLNIYSQIGLILLIGIMAKNGILIVEFADQLRDQGKSVRKAIEEAANIRLRPVCMTMICAILGGIPLVLAKGAGAEARVALGWVIVGGLGLATFVTLYVTPVVYLLLGRFITPKAEESLRLSKELSQVK, from the coding sequence ATGACTGGAGAGTTGAAAAAAGAACTTCTTTTAGCACAACCAAAACAAGGTGGTAATATCGCCTTATTTATTCGCAGACCAGTTTTAACCTTTGTCTTGAATGCGATGATTTTGCTTGCGGGATTTGCTGCATGGATGAATGTTGATGTGCGTGAATTGCCAGATGTAGATATGCCAGTGACGACAATAGTGACAACTTTTTCTGGTGCATCAGCAGAAACCATTGATCGTGAAATTACAAAAGTTATAGAGGATACAGTATCTCGCGTTGCAGGAGTGAAGACAATTTCTTCAACATCTTCTTTTGGACGTTCTCTTGTACAGATTACGTTCCATGTTGGCGTTGATTTGAATATTGCGGCATCTGATATTCGAGAAGCTCTTTCTCGTATTTCATATTCTCTTCCTCAAGATGCAGATGCACCTTTGATTATTAAAGCAGATGCAGATGCATCTGCAATGATGTATATCGTTGTGACGTCATCAACGATGAATATTGATGATTTGACAACGATTGTAGATGAGCAAATTGTTGATGCGCTTTCTGCTGTTGAAGGTGTTGGTGATGTGCAAATTGCCAGTGCACATACGAAGATTTTTCAAATTGATATTGATCAGACAAAACTCGCAAGTTATGGTTTGACAATAGCAGATATTTCGCGTGTTCTTTCCAATATGTCTATAGATGCCCCTGTAGGATCATTAAGAAATTCTAAACAGGCTTTGGTTGTGCGTGCAACCGCTCGTTTGACGACACCAGAAGCTTTTGAAAAAGTTATGTTAAAACCTCATGTAAGTGTTGGAGATGTTGCACATGTGACTTTATCACCAGATACAGAAAAGGTTATTCTTCGCATTAATGGAAAAACAGGCGTTGGATTAGGAATTATACGTAAAGCACAATCTAACACTCTTAATATTTCTGAAGGGGTTCAAGAAGTTCTCAAGCATCTTAAAACTATACTTCCATCTTCTGTACATGTAGATATTATTAATGATGATGCAATCTTTATTAAAAGTGCACTCCATGAGGTTGAGGTTGCGTTATTCATTGCTATATTGAGTGTTATTTTTGTTATCTTTCTTTTCTTGAGGGATTTTCGTATAACACTTGTTCCTGCTTTATCTATTCCGATCGCTTTGATTGGCACAATTGCGGCGATTTATCTTGTAGGGTTTTCATTGAATATTCTCACCTTTTTAGGACTTGTTTTGGCAACAGGGCTTGTTGTGGATGATGCTATAGTTGTTCTAGAAAACATTGTTCGATGGCGAAATATGGGGTTAGGAACACGATCTTCAGCAGTTTTGGGAACGCGAGAAGTGTTTTTTGCTGTTGTGGCGACGACATTTACTTTGGTTGCTGTTTTTGTGCCAATTTCTTTTCTTCCTGGACAGGTAGGTGGACTTTTTAGAGAATTTGGTTTTGTTCTAGCAATTTCTGTATTGCTTTCTTCTATTGTTGCGTTGACTCTTTGTCCTATGCTTGTTTCCCGCTTTCTTAAAGCGCAAATTAAAGAGAATGAAGAAAAAACGCATCGTTTTATTTTTCTGGACAATTTAGGAGCGTTTTTCAGTAGAAACTATGCTTATTATTTGCATAAATGTTTAAATCATCCTTGGATTGTCGTATTCTCTTCACTTGTTTTTTTAGCGCTATGTGCTGGAAGTTATATGAAAATACAAAAAGAACTTACACCTGAAGAAGATAGAGGTGTTGTACTTATGGTTATTAATGGACCTCAAGGGGTTTCAACACAATATCTCAATAAGCAGGTTGAGCAAATTGCAGCAAGTTTAAAACCATTGTATGATTCTGGTGAAATTGCTAACAGTTACTCCATTGCAGGAATTGGTGGATCACCTAATACAGCTTTTCTCGTTTTATTATTTTCTGCTTGGGAAAAGCGTACGCGTAGTCAACAAGAAATTGTAAAAGATATTAATGTAAAACTGAAATCTTTTCCGGCAGTATTTGCATTTATTGCCCAAGGGAATTCTTTAGGGATTTCTGGAACTGGGCAAGGATTGCAATTTGCAATCCTTGGAAATAATTACACCAATTTGCAATCTATTGCTGATAAGCTTGTAAGTATTTTGCAAAAAGATTCCCGTTTTATTCGTCCACGGCTTGCTGTTGATGCAACACAACCACAATTTTTTATTGAAATTAATCGAGAAAGGGTGTCTGATTTAGGCATTAATATCACCAATATTAGCGATGTTTTACAAACAATTTTGGATGGGAAGAAAATAGGTTCTATTCACGTTAATAACCGTTCTTATGATGTGAAGCTTACTTCGCGTAAAAATTCTATTAATAATCCTGCTGATTTGGAAAATATTTTCTTAAAAACAAAAAATAATAAATATGTTCCTCTCTCAGTTGTTGCAAATTTGCATGAAAAAGCTATTGCACCCCAATTAAAACGAGAAGAACGCATGAATGCTGTTGTCTTAAGCACCAATCTTGCACCCACTTTTGCTTTAGGACAAGCTTATCAGGTTGTTCAAGAAAGTGCTTCTTCTCTGTTGTCTGATGGAGAGTATATTATTCCTTTAGGGAGTGCCGCAACGCTTAATGAAACCTTTTCAAATTTCATCGTTGTTTTTGGTGTTGCTTTTATCATTATTTTATTAGTCTTGGCAGCGCAGTTTGAAAGCTTTATTTCAGGCTTTATTATTATGGCTACTGTACCATTAGGGCTTGGTTGTGCCGCAATTGCTATGCTTTTGAGCGGCGTAAGCCTTAATATTTATAGTCAAATTGGTTTGATTTTGTTGATTGGGATTATGGCTAAGAATGGCATTCTTATTGTTGAGTTTGCAGATCAGTTGCGTGATCAGGGTAAGAGTGTTCGTAAAGCTATAGAAGAGGCAGCAAATATTCGTCTTCGTCCGGTTTGTATGACGATGATTTGTGCTATTTTGGGAGGGATTCCTTTGGTTTTAGCAAAAGGTGCTGGTGCAGAAGCGCGTGTAGCCTTGGGTTGGGTAATTGTTGGTGGTTTAGGTTTGGCAACATTTGTCACCCTTTATGTAACACCTGTTGTTTATCTTTTACTTGGGCGTTTTATAACTCCAAAAGCAGAAGAAAGTCTGCGTTTATCAAAAGAATTAAGCCAAGTGAAATAA
- the pgi gene encoding glucose-6-phosphate isomerase, with product MRDGLLIRNKRAFEAALQALREHATKGGVHNIRRHFLEDAQRFSHFSLKLDDLLFDFSKCGVTLKTLQLLDDLAVAADVLGRREAMFSGQSINTTEKRSVLHVALRLPADEVFMLDNHDLVKDIQTVLNDMEKFSKKVRNGNYRGSSGEKISDVVNIGIGGSDLGPAMVTRALKPYHDGPYCHFVSNADSAHISDILSVLNPATTLFVIASKTFTTAETMVNAQVARQWIRSHLGEKTVGRHFVAVSSALDKVAEFNIDFAKVFRFWDWVGGRYSIWSAVGFVVMLAIGEQNFRQFLKGALQMDQHFKTAPLHENIPIRFALLGFWHRVICGYASRAVIPYAQRLAHFPAYLQQLDMESNGKRISLDGKPLNFSSSPVVWGNSGTNGQHAFFQFLHQGTDIIPVEFILFVKGHEKNLYSMHEMLIANCLAQSKALIKGRSVEDTRRILLKNGMNEYEADNLAPHRSFEGNRPNIMLVQDLLTPFALGRLIALYEHRIFVEGILMNINSFDQWGVELGKELANELLPILRRENKADKRDSSTLGLLAHIQARRAE from the coding sequence ATGAGAGATGGCTTGTTGATTCGAAATAAAAGAGCTTTTGAAGCAGCTTTGCAGGCTTTAAGAGAACACGCCACAAAAGGGGGGGTGCATAATATCCGTAGGCATTTTTTAGAAGATGCGCAACGCTTTTCCCATTTTTCTTTAAAACTTGATGATCTCCTTTTTGATTTTTCGAAATGTGGTGTGACATTAAAAACATTGCAACTGCTAGATGATTTAGCTGTTGCAGCAGATGTATTGGGTAGGCGTGAAGCGATGTTTTCCGGTCAGTCCATTAATACAACGGAAAAACGCTCAGTTCTTCATGTTGCATTACGTTTGCCTGCTGATGAAGTTTTCATGTTGGATAACCATGATTTAGTTAAGGATATTCAAACTGTTCTTAATGATATGGAAAAATTTTCAAAAAAAGTACGTAATGGCAACTATAGGGGAAGCAGTGGCGAGAAGATAAGTGATGTTGTTAACATTGGTATTGGTGGTTCTGATCTTGGACCTGCTATGGTCACACGTGCTTTAAAACCTTATCATGATGGTCCATATTGCCATTTTGTTTCTAATGCTGACAGTGCACATATTTCTGATATTCTCTCTGTTTTGAATCCGGCAACAACACTATTTGTCATTGCTTCTAAGACTTTTACGACAGCTGAAACAATGGTAAATGCGCAAGTTGCGCGTCAATGGATTCGCTCACATTTAGGAGAAAAGACTGTTGGTAGACATTTTGTTGCTGTTTCGAGTGCTCTTGATAAAGTGGCAGAATTTAACATAGATTTTGCAAAAGTTTTTCGATTTTGGGATTGGGTTGGAGGGCGTTATTCAATTTGGTCTGCCGTTGGTTTTGTTGTGATGTTAGCAATAGGAGAACAGAATTTTCGCCAATTTCTCAAAGGTGCTCTACAAATGGATCAACATTTTAAAACTGCGCCTTTGCATGAAAATATTCCTATTCGATTTGCTCTTTTAGGGTTCTGGCATCGTGTTATTTGTGGTTATGCATCACGTGCTGTCATTCCCTATGCACAGCGTTTGGCGCATTTTCCAGCTTATTTGCAACAACTTGATATGGAATCAAATGGTAAGCGGATTTCTTTGGATGGCAAACCATTAAATTTTTCAAGTAGTCCAGTTGTTTGGGGAAATTCAGGGACAAATGGTCAACATGCTTTTTTTCAGTTTTTGCATCAAGGAACAGATATCATTCCTGTAGAATTTATTTTGTTTGTAAAAGGGCATGAGAAAAATTTATATTCTATGCATGAAATGTTAATCGCAAATTGTTTAGCGCAATCAAAGGCTCTCATAAAAGGACGCAGTGTCGAAGATACTCGGCGTATCCTTTTAAAAAATGGTATGAATGAGTATGAAGCAGACAATTTAGCACCTCATAGAAGTTTTGAGGGAAATCGGCCTAATATTATGTTGGTTCAGGATTTGCTGACACCTTTTGCACTTGGTCGTCTCATTGCACTTTATGAACATCGCATTTTTGTCGAAGGCATTTTGATGAATATTAATTCATTTGATCAATGGGGTGTAGAACTTGGTAAAGAATTAGCAAATGAATTATTACCAATACTGCGTAGAGAAAACAAAGCAGATAAACGCGATAGTTCAACATTAGGATTGTTGGCACATATTCAAGCAAGACGTGCAGAATAA